The following proteins are encoded in a genomic region of Alnus glutinosa chromosome 8, dhAlnGlut1.1, whole genome shotgun sequence:
- the LOC133875069 gene encoding L-type lectin-domain containing receptor kinase S.1, which translates to MLSLVPIIVLQLFLSPTFAVDFLYNSFNGIVNGTNLTLINDALVDSSVVRLTNDSNQFAVGRAFYPTKLTMIKSTPNNSNSSTISSFSTSFVFSILPEISSSPGFGLAFVLSNTTSPRGALASQYFGLFTNATPSVAPLLAVEFDTGRNPEFNDPNDNHIGIDLNNIISRTTESAGYYNSSGGFVPVQMRNGQNIRAWINFSGTSLEINVTIAPIGVPRPSRPTLSFKDPVIANYVSADMYVGFSASKTDWVEAQRVLAWSFSDTGDAREINTTNFPVFEPESSSNSLSSGEIAGIAIGCVAFVTICVSGFYFFWRKNKLKDEEEDEIEEWELEYWPHRFSYEELSQATDGFSDRNLLGSGGFGRVYKGTLPNNTFVAVKCVSHDSKQGLREFMAEISSMGRLQHKNLVQMRGWCRKGNELMLVYDYMPNGSLNKWIFDKPTKLLDWEQRCKVLVNVAEGLTYLHHGWDQVVVHRDIKSSNILLDSDMRGRLGDFGLAKLYQHGEVPNTTRVVGTLGYLAPELARVAAPTTASDVYSFGVVILEVACGRRPIDMAATEDDVVLMERVRALYAQGKVGEAADPTIRGQYEAEEMEMVLKLGLACCHPEPQRRPTMKEVVALLVGEQVAAAPADLLSDLARGDTSSGGGGGSEEAAMFQPPV; encoded by the coding sequence ATGCTCTCTCTCGTACCCATCATTGTACTCCAACTCTTCCTCTCCCCCACCTTTGCTGTCGACTTCCTCTACAACTCCTTCAATGGGATCGTCAATGGCACCAACCTCACACTCATCAACGACGCCCTGGTCGACTCCTCCGTCGTCCGCCTCACCAACGACTCCAACCAATTCGCCGTCGGGCGAGCCTTCTACCCCACCAAGCTCACCATGATCAAATCCACCCCAAACAACTCCAACTCCTCCACCATCTCTTCCTTCTCAACCTCCTTCGTGTTCTCGATTTTGCCCGAGATCTCTTCCAGTCCCGGCTTCGGCCTCGCCTTTGTGCTATCGAATACTACTTCTCCGCGCGGCGCGCTTGCTAGCCAGTACTTTGGGCTCTTCACGAACGCTACTCCTTCCGTGGCTCCCCTTCTGGCAGTTGAGTTTGATACGGGACGAAACCCAGAGTTCAATGACCCGAATGACAATCACATCGGGATcgatctcaataatattatatcgaGGACTACCGAGTCGGCCGGGTACTATAACTCGAGTGGGGGTTTCGTCCCTGTCCAGATGCGGAACGGTCAGAATATACGAGCTTGGATCAATTTCAGTGGTACGAGCCTCGAGATCAATGTTACTATTGCGCCGATTGGTGTGCCTCGCCCGTCTAGGCCTACTCTTAGTTTCAAGGATCCGGTTATAGCTAATTACGTTTCGGCTGATATGTACGTTGGATTTTCGGCATCGAAGACTGACTGGGTTGAGGCACAGAGGGTTTTGGCTTGGAGCTTTAGCGATACAGGGGATGCTAGGGAAATAAACACGACGAATTTTCCGGTTTTTGAGCCGGAATCGTCGTCTAATTCGTTGTCATCTGGGGAAATCGCTGGGATCGCCATTGGTTGCGTTGCTTTTGTGACGATTTGTGTATCtgggttttactttttttggcgaaagaacaaattgaaagatgaagaaGAGGATGAGATCGAGGAATGGGAGCTAGAATACTGGCCGCATAGATTTTCCTACGAGGAGCTTAGCCAGGCCACAGATGGGTTCTCCGATCGCAACCTTCTGGGCTCGGGTGGATTCGGAAGAGTCTACAAAGGAACTCTCCCAAACAACACCTTCGTCGCAGTCAAATGCGTGAGCCACGACTCGAAACAGGGGCTGAGAGAGTTCATGGCAGAGATATCAAGCATGGGCAGGCTGCAGCACAAGAACCTGGTCCAAATGCGAGGATGGTGTAGAAAGGGCAACGAGCTCATGCTCGTCTACGACTACATGCCCAACGGAAGCCTCAACAAATGGATCTTCGACAAGCCCACCAAGCTACTCGACTGGGAACAGCGCTGCAAAGTCCTCGTCAACGTAGCCGAAGGCCTAACCTATCTCCACCACGGTTGGGACCAAGTGGTCGTCCACAGAGACATAAAGTCGAGCAACATATTACTAGACTCCGACATGCGAGGCAGGCTCGGAGACTTCGGGCTCGCCAAGCTTTACCAACACGGTGAAGTCCCTAACACTACACGTGTGGTCGGTACTTTAGGCTACCTAGCGCCCGAGCTGGCTAGAGTGGCCGCACCCACCACAGCAAGCGATGTATACAGCTTTGGGGTTGTGATACTAGAAGTGGCATGTGGGAGGAGACCAATAGACATGGCGGCGACGGAGGACGACGTAGTGCTGATGGAGCGGGTGAGGGCGCTGTACGCACAGGGAAAGGTGGGAGAGGCGGCGGACCCAACGATTAGGGGGCAGTATGAGGCggaggagatggagatggtgctcAAGCTTGGGTTGGCTTGCTGTCACCCTGAACCGCAAAGGAGGCCCACCATGAAGGAGGTGGTGGCGCTGCTGGTGGGCGAGCAGGTGGCCGCTGCGCCAGCGGACTTGTTGTCGGACTTGGCGCGCGGTGACACAAGctctggtggtggtggtgggtcGGAAGAGGCTGCAATGTTCCAGCCTCCGGTGTga